Genomic segment of Sporolituus thermophilus DSM 23256:
AGAACGGTCCATCCGCGGGAAGCGCGGGAAAGCCCTGGCGGGGAAAGTGGTCATGAACACGCACCCTTACGGCTACGCGTACGACCGCGGGACGTATGTCCCTGACGAAAAAGCCGATACAGTCCGACGCATTTTTAAAGAGGTAATTTCTGGAAAATCAATATATGAAGTAATGAAACAGCTAAACATGGAAAAAATACCCAGCCCAAAAGGTGGTAGGTGGTATGTGGCCACTATTTCTCGCATTCTTCGAAACCCCCTCTACACCGGCGAAGTCCGGCAGTTTCGCGAAACGAAAAAAAAAATAAACGGCAAATGGAAAACGGAACGGAAAAACGAATATATCACCGTTCCCTGCGAGCCAATCGTGACTCGCGAGGAATTTACAGCCGCGGCCCAAGCCGTGGCGCGGCAAAAGCAGTGGAATCGTCGAAATACCCGCCACGAATATCTGCTCCAAAATATCGCTTTTTGCGGTTTCTGCGGCCGGCGGCTGGACATCGTCCAGCGTGGCAGAGGGAAATACTATTATTTGTGCGCCAGCCACCGGCGGAAAGCACAGACCGGCCAACCGCACTGTGGCGCAAGAGGAATCGCCGTGGATATTCTCGAAGATGCTGTCGCAGATCGTTTCCAACGCCTGTTGGACCATCCCCAACTGGTCCGGGAATATTTGGCCGACGCAGACGACGACACGCCGGAACGCCTGGCCGAGCTGCGGAAAGCGGAAACAGAGCTTCTAGCCCGCCAGCAGACCGTCATGCGGTTTTTCGCAGAGGGGAAGGTGGATGAAAAACTGGCCGACGAAACACTGGCGAAAATACAGGCCCAACTGGGCCAAACCAGGCAGGAAATTGCTGCCCTGACAACCCAAGCGGGGCAGCGCAAAACAATCGAAAAACGGGTGGCCGACTTCATGGCGGCCGTGCAGCAGGCCAGCACGCTGCGGGAAATCCTACTTACTACAGTGAAAAAAATCACAGTAAAGCGGACCGACAAAAATCAGGGCCGCTGGGCCGAAACTGAACTTGAAATTTGCATAGAATTGTGGTAATTTTAAATATAGTTTTATAAAACTTCTTTCGGTACCGAAGAACTCGCTCATATGGAAATGATCGCCGCTTTGGTCTATAAACTGACCGACGGCGCTTCGCCCGAAGAATTCAAGGAGGCCGGCTGGGAAGGGCAATGGGTGCAGCACGACCACGCCCTCTTCTGGACGGACGTCAACGGTGTACCCTGGTCGGCAAAATACATCGCCGCCCTCGGCGACCCCATCACCGACCTGGTGGAAGACATGGCCGCCGAGCAAAAGGCCCGTACCACCTATGAGCATTTAATCGCCGCTACCGACGACGAGCTGGCCAAAGACACCTTACGCTTTTTGTGGCAGCGCGAGGTCGTCCACTTCCAGCGGTTCGGCGAAATGCTCAATACCGTGCAGGAGTGGATGGCTAATAGTAAACACGTCTGGACGGGTCACGATTTTAAGAAGCGGGAGGAATAGAATTATAGACGCCAGACCAAGCCCCCGGCCATTCAGGCCGGGGGCTGTGGTGTGTCAGGGGGACAGCACTGAGTCATAAGAACAGCCCTTTGAAATGTTCCTTGACACTCCCCATTATGCTTTTTTGTAAAAAATATACATGTTGTGTTGTCATCGATAACTTATAATGATACCCTTAATATAGGTAAAAAATTCTAGAAATTTGCTCTATTTATTACTATTTACCGTATAACTTGCCAATTTAGGCAATGCATTTTCACGCACGACGGAGAGTGGTCATGTGAAAGTTATTAATAATATTGATCAGGCGTTGGGTGATGACCTAAAAGCGACTCTCAAACGTGGCGCTAAGGTTTCAATTGCTGCCTCGTATTTCTCTATTTACGCTTATCAGGCGTTAAAACAAGAATTGGAAAATATTAAAGAGCTGCGCTTCATTTTTACTTCGCCGACCTTTATCGCTGACATTTTAAAAAAGAAAAGCGTGAGTTCTATATCCCGAAACGCAATCGCGAAAGAAGTCTTTATGGGACGGAGTTTGAGATTAAATTAAAAAACGAAAAGCGCCTCAAGCCGAAATCCAAGTTTTGCGCTTTGACCGAACGACAGGATGTTATGAGCTATAGTGACATCTTTAAAGAATTATGTCGGATTAACCTGGGAATTTACGCTCCTTTTAAGTACATACTTCCAAGCCGTTTGCGCGTATATGAGCAGCGCTATGATACGGTAGTTAAAAGCGGCAGCCTTAAGCAGTCCGACCGTGAGCGCAACTTGCAGGTGCTTATGCGCATAAATTTGCTAAAACGGCTGGAAAGCTCGGTTGAAGCTTTCCGCATAACCTTGCAGAAAATCATTGACAAACTAGACGAGGCGCTAAAGCAAATCGAGGAATATGAACAGCATGGGAAGCAAAAGACGGTTGACTATATTGAAATAGAAAACGTCAATTTAGATGATGATAACTGGCTTGACGATGAATTTGCCTTAGGCGGCAGTATAAAAATTAATTTGGCGGACATGGACATTATCAGCTGGCGGGAAGATTTAAGCAGCGACCGGGAAATCCTAAGCAAATTGTTGCAGGATATGCTTAAGGTGACGCCGGAATACGACTTAAAACTTCAAACGTTACAAGAATTAATTGTCAATAAACTATGCAACCCGATTAACCCCGGCAATAAAAAAATTATTATTTTTTCGGCCTTTACCGATACCGCCGATTATCTGTACCGACACATAGCTGATTTTGCTAAAAAATATCAACTGCATACCGCCAAAATAGTCGGCAGTGATGAAAACAAAAATACTGCCGGGCTAAAAAATGATTTGGCTACGCTTTTAACTTGCTTTTCGCCGCGCTCTAAAGAAAAGCAGCTTATAATGCCGGACATTGCGGAAGAAATTGATATCCTTATTGCCACAGACTGTATTTCCGAAGGGCAAAACCTGCAGGATTGCGATTATCTCATCAACTATGACATTCATTGGAATCCTGTGCGCATTATTCAGCGTTTTGGCCGCATTGACCG
This window contains:
- a CDS encoding recombinase family protein, with product MKKIHIYARVSTDAQAEKGYSIQTQLDACRAKAAELGVTTIVEHVDDGYSGATLDRPGLADLRAAVAEKQVDVIVCYDPDRLSRNHLHQLLLIDEFEQAGVEMVFVTVTYERNAEGKLLYSIRSAVAEFERAKIRERSIRGKRGKALAGKVVMNTHPYGYAYDRGTYVPDEKADTVRRIFKEVISGKSIYEVMKQLNMEKIPSPKGGRWYVATISRILRNPLYTGEVRQFRETKKKINGKWKTERKNEYITVPCEPIVTREEFTAAAQAVARQKQWNRRNTRHEYLLQNIAFCGFCGRRLDIVQRGRGKYYYLCASHRRKAQTGQPHCGARGIAVDILEDAVADRFQRLLDHPQLVREYLADADDDTPERLAELRKAETELLARQQTVMRFFAEGKVDEKLADETLAKIQAQLGQTRQEIAALTTQAGQRKTIEKRVADFMAAVQQASTLREILLTTVKKITVKRTDKNQGRWAETELEICIELW
- a CDS encoding C-terminal helicase domain-containing protein; translation: MSYSDIFKELCRINLGIYAPFKYILPSRLRVYEQRYDTVVKSGSLKQSDRERNLQVLMRINLLKRLESSVEAFRITLQKIIDKLDEALKQIEEYEQHGKQKTVDYIEIENVNLDDDNWLDDEFALGGSIKINLADMDIISWREDLSSDREILSKLLQDMLKVTPEYDLKLQTLQELIVNKLCNPINPGNKKIIIFSAFTDTADYLYRHIADFAKKYQLHTAKIVGSDENKNTAGLKNDLATLLTCFSPRSKEKQLIMPDIAEEIDILIATDCISEGQNLQDCDYLINYDIHWNPVRIIQRFGRIDRIGSPNAVIQLVNFWPNMSLDEYINLKERVENRMVIMDMTATGEDNVLSNESSDLEYRKEQLKRLQEEVIDLDDMNSGISITDLGLNDFRMDLVNYVNEHGSLDAVPNGMHAVTFASSDIGAEPGVIFILRNINNGVNINNQNRLHPFYLLYIRQDGEVLVNHLEVKKTLDILRSLCRGQAEPIKEACRAFNQETKDGRRMEKYSRLLETAIRAIVEVKEESDIDSLFSAGGTTALLDNIRGLEDFELIAFVVVKDGGQRV